The sequence TGGCAGCTTCGGCCAGGAGCGTCGGATGGCGTGGTACGGGGTGAGTCCCGCGTCGGTCAACGGTGCGGCTTCCGCCGGATCCAGACCCTCCGGAAGAGGCACGACGTGCCGCGCATCCGGGACCAGCTCGAACTCGGCCATTCCGCCGTCCAGTCCGAGCCCGCCGCCTCCGCTCGGTACCGGCGCAGCGGACGGGTTCTCGCAGTACGGGTCGACTCCGACCCGACAACGGGCGCAGGTGCCACAACCCCATGCGCCGAACACAGCGACCGGTTGCCCGACGGAAAGCCCGGTCACACCGTCGCCGAGGGCGTGCACCCAGCCGGCGTTCTCGTGCCCGAGCGTGAAGGGTGGGTTCCAGGGCATCGTGCCCGGCTCGAACTCGTCCATCAGGTGCAGGTCCGAATGGCAGGCGCCGGCACCGCCGATCCGCACCACCACCTGACCCGGCCCGGGCGTCGGGTCGGGAACCTCGACCAACTCCGGCTCCGATTTCCACTCCTTCAACCGCAGCGCGCGCATACCGGTGCTCCCGTCCGTCTCGGCTGAACCACTGGCCTGCCCATCTCGTCCCAGAGCAAACAGGCCGACGCCAGGGCAGATCTGGCACCTCACCTGTTTCGGGTGAACCGGGCTCACCCCGACGCGGGTGATCCTGCGGGGAACCGTGGGGAGGGGACCCGATGGACGCGACGGCGGAGCAGTACCTGCGGCAGCTGGACACCGGTCGGCGGCCCGACCTGCCGGAGACCACAGCGGGGACGCTGCGGCTGGATGTCCGCGACGACGGCAGCACCGATCACTGGTACCTGACCATCGCCGACCAACAGGTCCGGGTGACCCGTTCGGCCGACGACGCCGAACTCGTGGTGCGGGCCGACCGGGCGGTCTTCGACCGGATGGTCCGCGGCGAGCTGCACCCGGGCGCGGGCCTGCTGCGCAACGAGCTGACCGTGCACGGCAACATGCAACTGCTGATGCTGCTGCGGCGGATCTTCGCCGGGCCGGACGGCGCCCGCCATCCGCATGAGCTGGGCCGGGCCGCGTTGGTTGGCCGGGCCGCGTCGACCGCTCGGGATGAGCGGTCGTGAAGCAGGAGCTGGTGCACGTCATTGCGGGCAACCTGTTCGCCATCAGCGACGCCCAGGGCGACATCGAGGTCGATCCGCAGACCCCGGTCGGACTCTTCGCGTACGACACGCGATTCCTGTCCCACTGGGTGCTCAGGATCGACGGCGAACGGATCAATGCACTTGCCCGCGACGACCTCACCTACTTCGAGACCCGGTTCTTCCTGGTCCCCGGTGCGGCGAGCCACTACGTCGACGCCGACATGTCGATCATCAGACACCGCTCGATCCACGACTGTTTCCACGAGAACATCACAGTGCTCAACCACTCGTCGCAGCCCGCCGAGTACACCGTCCGGGTGGAGATGGCCAGCGACTTCACCGACATCGTCGAGGTCGGGCAGCTCCGGCAGCGGGCCGTCGAGGTCACCGCCGACCCGGCGGGCCAGCGGCTCGTGCTGCGCTACCAGCGGGACCGGTTCGTTCGTGAGACCACAGTGCGCAGCACCGTCCCCGCCGAGGTGGACGAACAGGGGATGACGTTCCGGATCCGGATCGCACCCGAGGGGAAATGGGAGACCGACCTGCACGTCAGCGTGACCATGGGCGGCGAGGAAGGCCGGGATCTCCGCGCCGACCTGCAGTCGCACCAACAGACCGTGCGGACGGGGATGCGCGAGGACCTGGCGCAGTGGCTGGACCGGGCGCCGCAGCTGGTGGCCGAACGCAGCGGCCTGGAGGAGCTCTACCACGGCAGCCTCGCGGACCTGGAGGCACTGCGGTACAAGCCGTTGTCGTACCGCGAACGGGTGCCGATCGGTGGTCTGCCCTGGGCGATGGGGCTGTGCGGACGGGACGCCATCATCACCTGCTTCCAGACGATGGCGTTCACCCCCGAACTGACACCGGCGACGCTACGGATGCTGGCGCTCATGCAGGGCGGTCAGCTCGACGACGCGCTGGACGAGGAGCCCGGCAAGATCCTGGCCCAACTCCGGTACGGCGAGACCGGGACGTTCAGCGACCGGACCAGCGCGCTGTACTACGGCGCGGCGGACACCACCCCGCTCTTCGTCGTGCTGCTCGACGAGTACGAGCGCTGGTCCGGTGACGCGGACCTGGTCCGCGAGCTGCGCCACCCGGCCCGGATGGCGCTGGACTGGATCGACGAGTACGGCGACCTGACCGGGGACGGCTACCTGCGCTACCAGCGCCGCAACGAGCGCGACGGCACGATCAACCAGTGCTGGAAGGACTCCCCGGACGCCATCGTCGACGCCCAGGGTCGGCAATCCGCCTTCCCCCGCGCCACCTGTGAGTTGCAGGGCTACGCGTACGACGCGAAGCGGCGTGGCGCCCGGCTGGCCCGGGAGTTCTGGGGCGACCCCGCGTACGCCGACCGGTTGGAACGGGAGGCGGCAGCGCTGAAGGAGCGCTTCAACCGGGACTTCTGGCTGCCACAACGGGAGTACTACGCGTTGGCTCTCGACCCGTACGGCGAACCGGTCGATGCGCTCGCCTCGAACATCGGGCATCTGCTCTGGAGCGGGATCGTCGCGGACGACCGCGCGGAAACGGTGGCCGAGCACCTGGTCGGGCCGCGACTGTTCAGCGGTTGGGGGGTGCGCACGTTCGCCGCGGGGCAGCGCACGTACAACCCGGTGGGCGCACACCTGGGCGCGGTGTGGCCGTCGGACAACGCGCTGATCGCCGCCGGGTTGCGTCGCTACCGCCTCGACGCGCAGGCGGCCCGGATCGCAGCCGGCATCTTCGACATGGCGCAGACGCTCGGCGGCGCGCCGCCGGGAGTGATCGCCGGTTACGAGCGCAGCCTGACGACCTACCCCGTCCAGCTGACGACGAGCTGCCGCCCGCAGGCGTGGGCGTCGGGGGCGCTGCTGATGCTGCTCGGCACCATGCTGGGCTTGCGACCCACCGGCGACAACCTGCTGGTGAACCCAGCGGTGCCGGAGGGGTTCGGTCGGCTGGAACTGCTGGACATCCCGGGCCGTTGGGGTCACTCCGACGCCTACGCGAGAGACCGGAGCACCG comes from Micromonospora vinacea and encodes:
- a CDS encoding NAD(P)-dependent alcohol dehydrogenase encodes the protein MRALRLKEWKSEPELVEVPDPTPGPGQVVVRIGGAGACHSDLHLMDEFEPGTMPWNPPFTLGHENAGWVHALGDGVTGLSVGQPVAVFGAWGCGTCARCRVGVDPYCENPSAAPVPSGGGGLGLDGGMAEFELVPDARHVVPLPEGLDPAEAAPLTDAGLTPYHAIRRSWPKLPPGSTAVVIGVGGLGHVGVQILKATTAARVIAVDTRAEALRLAEECGADRTVTSGPAAAEEIRDATGGRGADVVLDFVGTDATLALGVAAARTVGDLTVVGIGGGTLGVSFFSVPYEVSIATTYWGSRPELVEVLDLGARGLVRPKTTTFALGDALDAYRQMRDGTLEGRAVIVP
- a CDS encoding SCP2 sterol-binding domain-containing protein, coding for MDATAEQYLRQLDTGRRPDLPETTAGTLRLDVRDDGSTDHWYLTIADQQVRVTRSADDAELVVRADRAVFDRMVRGELHPGAGLLRNELTVHGNMQLLMLLRRIFAGPDGARHPHELGRAALVGRAASTARDERS
- a CDS encoding amylo-alpha-1,6-glucosidase, with product MKQELVHVIAGNLFAISDAQGDIEVDPQTPVGLFAYDTRFLSHWVLRIDGERINALARDDLTYFETRFFLVPGAASHYVDADMSIIRHRSIHDCFHENITVLNHSSQPAEYTVRVEMASDFTDIVEVGQLRQRAVEVTADPAGQRLVLRYQRDRFVRETTVRSTVPAEVDEQGMTFRIRIAPEGKWETDLHVSVTMGGEEGRDLRADLQSHQQTVRTGMREDLAQWLDRAPQLVAERSGLEELYHGSLADLEALRYKPLSYRERVPIGGLPWAMGLCGRDAIITCFQTMAFTPELTPATLRMLALMQGGQLDDALDEEPGKILAQLRYGETGTFSDRTSALYYGAADTTPLFVVLLDEYERWSGDADLVRELRHPARMALDWIDEYGDLTGDGYLRYQRRNERDGTINQCWKDSPDAIVDAQGRQSAFPRATCELQGYAYDAKRRGARLAREFWGDPAYADRLEREAAALKERFNRDFWLPQREYYALALDPYGEPVDALASNIGHLLWSGIVADDRAETVAEHLVGPRLFSGWGVRTFAAGQRTYNPVGAHLGAVWPSDNALIAAGLRRYRLDAQAARIAAGIFDMAQTLGGAPPGVIAGYERSLTTYPVQLTTSCRPQAWASGALLMLLGTMLGLRPTGDNLLVNPAVPEGFGRLELLDIPGRWGHSDAYARDRSTERRRRLR